The proteins below come from a single Benincasa hispida cultivar B227 chromosome 4, ASM972705v1, whole genome shotgun sequence genomic window:
- the LOC120076414 gene encoding phosphatidylinositol-3-phosphatase myotubularin-1 isoform X2, with translation MRIIVFGFRPRTKQRRKVYDALLRCMKPARIWDLYAFKSGPSKYSNTDPKVRLLNEYFRLLGKGSLHASMSMIEDGSFTLSNELWRITKINSNYTLCQSYPFALVVPKHFSDEEMLQASTFRARCRLPVVSWCNPGTGAVLARSSQPLVGLMMNMRSNTDEKLVAALCSNLASVHGSSRRKLYIADARPRKNALANGAMGGGSESSSNYFQSEIVFFGIDNIHAMRESLTRLREYLDTHGEKSSDGMSSFLRHGGWTWGGGNLSSMSASVSTLGDSGWLIHVQSVLAGSAWIAARVALEKATVLVHCSDGWDRTTQLVSLASLLLDPYYRTFAGFQALIEKDWLAFGHPFSDRSGMPTISGSGNMPYELSRQSSTGSFSSSPMRQPSGAFISQASSPPHAQTSNNCSPIFLQWVDCVSQLLRMYPFAFEFSSAFLVDLLDCMLSCRFGNFLCNCEKERQQCAVSEVCGCLWAYLADLRASEGSSHVHYNLFYEPTKHEGPILPPAAALAPTLWPQFHLRWACPKESQAGELEVRCRKMAIKFSEMQKDKEMAERKAQEMTAAMESLKSELQNEKQLSISARNAAKSASKECEAIKRAIQSLGCKVQVSSNGYCTVDIEGDLMKKSNQKSHPASRRVSHRSLPSPSEENDLSLSITVTADDVPSNPLGHICEALCPLRTRDGGCRWPDAGCAHLGSQFIGLKANFDAFDQLSIYDGYFKPE, from the exons AGGCGTAAAGTATATGATGCATTATTGAGATGTATGAAACCTGCAAGAATATGGGATCTATATGCATTCAAGTCCGGGCCATCCAAGTACAGTAATACAGACCCAAAAGTTCGTTTGCTAAATGAGTATTTTCGGCTTCTTGGAAAGGGTTCCCTACATGCATCAATGAGTATGATTGAAGATGGATCATTTACATTGTCCAATGAATTGTGGAGAATAACCAAAATCAATTCCAATTATACTTTGTGTCAGAGTTATCCATTTGCATTGGTTGTTCCTAAACATTTTAG TGATGAAGAGATGTTGCAGGCTTCTACCTTTCGTGCTAGATGTCGTTTGCCTGTTGTTTCGTGGTGCAATCCTG GCACTGGAGCTGTTCTTGCACGTTCATCTCAACCTTTAGTTGGTCTTATGATGAATATGAGAAG TAATACCGATGAAAAGCTTGTTGCTGCACTTTGCTCGAATCTTGCTAGTGTTCATGGGTCATCACGTAG GAAGCTTTATATAGCTGATGCAAGGCCTAGAAAAAATGCTTTAGCAAATGGAGCCATGGGAGGTGGCTCGGAGTCTTCATCAAATTATTTTCAATCTGAG ATAGTCTTTTTTGGGATTGACAACATACATGCAATGAGAGAAAGTCTTACTCGGCTCAGAGAGTACTTGGATACTCATGGTGAAAAATCATCTGATGGAATGTCATCATTCTTG AGACATGGTGGATGGACTTGGGGTGGGGGTAATCTTAGTAGCATGTCCGCGTCGGTATCAACCCTGGGAGATAGTGGCTGGTTAATCCATGTTCAAAGTGTCTTGGCTGGTTCAGCGTGGATTGCTGCACGTGTTGCTTTGGAAAAAGCAACTGTGCTAGTTCATTGCAG TGATGGCTGGGACAGAACAACACAACTAGTTTCACTTGCTAGCTTGCTGCTTGATCCATATTATCGGACGTTCGCTGGATTTCAG GCACTGATTGAAAAGGATTGGCTAGCGTTTGGTCATCCTTTCTCAGATCGATCTGGCATGCCAACCATATCGGGAAGTGGTAACATGCCATATGAACTATCTAGGCAGTCTTCAACTGgaagtttttcttcttcaccTATGCGTCAGCCGTCGGGAGCATTCATATCTCAAGCTTCCAGTCCTCCTCATGCACAAACATCAAACAACTGTTCTCCCATATTTTTACag TGGGTTGATTGTGTTTCACAACTTCTGCGCATGTATCCCTTTGCTTTTGAGTTCTCTTCA GCATTCCTTGTGGATCTGTTGGATTGTATGCTTTCCTGTCGCTTTGGGAACTTCTTATGCAATTG TGAGAAGGAGCGGCAGCAATGTGCAGTTTCTGAAGTTTGTGGCTGTCTATGGGCATATTTAGCTGATTTACGAGCCTCGGAAGGAAGTTCACATGTGCATTATAACCTCTTCTATGAACCTACCAAACATGAAGGCCCTATCTTACCTCCGGCAGCAGCTCTAGCTCCAACTCTCTGGCCACAATTCCATCTTCGTTGGGCTTGTCCAAAAGAATCCCAAGCTGGGGAACTTGAAGTCAGATGCAGGAAAATGGCTATAAAATTCTCTGAAATGCAGAAG GACAAAGAAATGGCCGAGAGAAAAGCCCAGGAGATGACGGCTGCCATGGAATCATTAAAATCAGAGTTGCAAAACGAGAAACAATTAAGTATATCTGCTAGGAATGCTGCAAAAAGTGCAAGCAAAGAATGTGAAGCCATAAAGAGAGCAATTCAGTCTCTAGGTTGCAAGGTTCAAGTCTCTAGTAAtggttattgtactgttgataTTGAGGGCGACCTGATGAAAAAATCCAACCAGAAAAGTCATCCTGCTTCAAGAAGGGTTTCACATCGTTCACTGCCATCCCCCAGTGAAGAGAATGACCTCTCCCTTTCTATCACAGTTACAGCAGATGATGTTCCAAGTAACCCCCTCGGTCACATCTGTGAAGCTCTTTGCCCATTACGCACTCGGGACGGAGGGTGTCGGTGGCCTGATGCTGGTTGTGCTCATTTGGGTAGCCAATTTATTGGACTGAAGGCAAATTTTGATGCATTCGATCAACTATCCATATATGATGGTTATTTCAAGCCAGAGTGA
- the LOC120076415 gene encoding uncharacterized protein LOC120076415, which translates to MAENPKFIGMKEDEDSPKSPFPFPWFSFLPKFDFRLPFPINGGKKPPAVVVDEGRKADDDAQKPEFVRFPKAELPVASVEAEADVSGKTSNPAVIWQVYALGGFLILSWAWARWKERRPQRRSNDDEEDEDSSNI; encoded by the exons ATGGCAGAGAACCCAAAATTTATTGGGATGAAAGAAGACGAGGATTCCCCAAAATCCCCCTTCCCCTTTCCTTGGTTCTCTTTTCTTCCCAAGTTTGACTTCCGATTGCCTTTTCCGATCAACGGCGGCAAGAAACCGCCGGCTGTGGTGGTTGATGAAGGCCGAAAGGCCGACGACGATGCTCAGAAGCCGGAGTTCGTGAGGTTTCCTAAAGCAGAGTTGCCTGTCGCTTCGGTGGAGGCTGAAGCTGATGTCTCCGGCAAGACTTCCAATCCGGCGGTCATCTGGCAG GTATATGCCCTGGGTGGGTTTCTTATATTGAGTTGGGCATGGGCAAGATGGAAGGAGAGAAGGCCCCAAAGACGTTCAAATGATGACGAGGAGGACGAAGATTCCAGTAATATCTAG